A window from Fibrobacter sp. encodes these proteins:
- a CDS encoding T9SS type A sorting domain-containing protein has protein sequence MKKQLISFLLTCALLAVSLASNATIHYVYPGGSGARDGSSWADAAPNIQELLTPTGSLAMSRPIYLADDDTIFVAGGTYDKVWMHRAGYDTTHLYRCGLCRLHFYGGFRGTETSLDQRTDWTSNPSIIDAQGDRAVWFEDTIPCAGNVVFDGFIVTGAGRRKEAFRIVNTNAWISHVIIKDNKGIPFYLEHTPYYPNNDFYATTSLVDVIVKDNYGEGWPASLAVSAYSQFKIYNSTIVWNDCDSMWNNHPLSLYYSYANKSICKIYNSIVWKNGYGDRIIDATYGQYPPGLYYQNSIIEHISDPTSDWATYGHDMGNCADTDPMLQPDCSPQYGSPAIGFGDYQLYPYYQAYLLYLSHHPFAHWFYDVNNNDRFNFDFNSHTPLIDAGAIQYYKNSIDERTIIDWLNNTDIMGGNVISPIEYAPPVPPTNYVQSIPLITPTKVMVNQPIYIKNIADKYTVSVIDISGHIISQSSLSNDATISAPAQNGLYMVVATQEGKTCTKEIILVK, from the coding sequence ATGAAAAAACAACTTATTTCCTTTTTGCTAACTTGCGCACTCCTCGCAGTTAGTCTGGCTTCTAATGCAACTATCCATTATGTTTATCCAGGCGGCAGCGGTGCGAGGGATGGTTCGTCTTGGGCTGATGCGGCTCCGAACATTCAGGAACTTTTGACACCGACAGGTTCTCTGGCAATGTCAAGACCGATTTACCTTGCTGACGATGACACAATTTTCGTAGCTGGCGGAACATACGATAAAGTATGGATGCATCGTGCAGGATACGACACCACTCATTTATACCGATGTGGTCTGTGTAGACTTCATTTCTATGGAGGTTTTAGAGGCACAGAAACTAGCCTTGACCAAAGAACCGATTGGACATCAAACCCATCTATAATCGACGCTCAAGGCGACCGCGCAGTTTGGTTTGAAGACACCATTCCTTGTGCTGGCAATGTCGTGTTTGACGGTTTCATCGTAACTGGAGCAGGAAGGAGAAAGGAAGCTTTCAGAATTGTCAACACCAATGCTTGGATTTCACATGTTATCATCAAAGACAACAAAGGTATTCCATTCTACTTGGAACATACACCATACTACCCAAACAATGATTTCTACGCAACAACGTCCTTGGTGGATGTCATTGTAAAAGACAACTATGGAGAAGGATGGCCTGCCTCTTTGGCAGTATCTGCCTATTCACAATTTAAGATATACAACTCCACAATTGTATGGAATGATTGTGATTCTATGTGGAACAATCATCCGCTTTCTTTGTATTATTCTTACGCCAACAAATCAATCTGCAAAATCTACAACTCTATTGTTTGGAAAAATGGCTATGGAGATAGAATTATCGATGCTACTTATGGTCAGTATCCTCCAGGACTCTATTACCAAAATTCGATTATAGAACACATCTCCGACCCAACTTCAGATTGGGCAACATATGGACACGACATGGGAAACTGTGCCGACACAGACCCGATGTTGCAACCCGATTGCTCACCTCAATATGGAAGTCCAGCTATTGGTTTTGGCGACTATCAGTTATACCCCTATTATCAAGCCTATTTATTGTATTTGTCGCATCATCCATTTGCCCATTGGTTTTATGATGTGAACAATAACGATCGTTTTAATTTTGACTTCAATTCTCATACTCCTCTGATAGATGCTGGAGCTATCCAATACTACAAAAATAGTATTGACGAAAGAACTATTATTGATTGGTTGAACAATACGGATATTATGGGCGGCAATGTAATTTCTCCAATTGAATATGCTCCACCCGTACCACCGACTAATTATGTCCAAAGCATTCCTTTGATTACCCCTACAAAAGTTATGGTCAACCAACCTATTTATATTAAAAACATTGCCGATAAGTACACGGTATCTGTTATTGACATAAGCGGTCACATAATCTCACAATCTTCTTTGAGCAACGACGCAACTATTAGCGCTCCTGCACAGAATGGTTTATACATGGTAGTTGCAACACAAGAGGGAAAAACATGCACGAAAGAAATCATCCTTGTAAAATAA